Within Dictyostelium discoideum AX4 chromosome 4 chromosome, whole genome shotgun sequence, the genomic segment cttttatttatttatcagcagttgtggtggttgttgttgttggttcaattgaatcagtagtagtagtagtagtagtagtagtagtttgATCTGAATCAGTTGGTTTAGAATGAATATATTCACATTTATCACCTTTGAAACATTTATTATGAATGAAATATATACAATTTGTTGTAGTtggatttttcttttttttattttgatttctattttttttattttcaccaaCATTTGCTTCATCAGAGGAGCgtttttttgttgatttaccACCAGTTGCTCTTGAACCAGGGCCCCAATTTTCTTTTGGATTTGGGAAATATTTTGGAACATCAGGATGTTCACCTTTTGCTAATGGATTTTTAgtgaaatcaattttattttttggttcTTGAGATAGAATATGATTGGCAGGTGAATCTGGACCAAGATTTTTTGGAGGATGATCCTTTGCATAGGTTCTAAAGATATCCCAAAGGAATTGAAATGGTGCATCGGTTTTAATTGATGGTAAAACATGAGAGGAACTAACTTTGTAACCACCATTTAAGATTGCACTTTTGATCATTGCAGTTGGTGGAGTTGATAAATGAAGTGTATGAGTGAAATGATCAGATTTgaaataaaacatttgatCTGGTAATTCATCGATAACCGATGTTAAAACACCATACATACGACGAGAGGTATTGAAAGTTGTTGGATTCTTCTCGAGGAAGGATATAGCTTGTTTACAAAAGTCAACATTGTGGATTCTTTTAGCCCAAAATGGACCGGCGAATTGGTATTGTTTGGTGCAATGTTGGCAATGAGAGCCCACCTCTTTATTCAATAGTGGTACTTTGTATTTGATGGAATTGCCCTCCTCTTTTACCACACCAGTTGGTTGAATATGAAAACTACCACAACCAATACAACTGAAAATATTGGCCATCTTTGAGAGGGCTTTCTTGGCCTCCAATGGTGAAGAATAGACACGAACAAACACACGTACATAGAAATCTACACTTAGGGAGAGTATTGGTACAATGTGTCTTTTGTAACGATTGGCATGTTGTTCAATTGAGTGTAGAAGAATACGCAAGCCCATCTCATGGCAAAAACCAGCACGATGAACTGGCACACTTTGATATTTATGAAAACAAGCCTCTGGATAACTACCACATAATACAGCGGTATCAGTGGCGGTGACACATAGCAAACCACCATCTGCAACCGCTTG encodes:
- a CDS encoding hypothetical protein (Q9VK89 Probable N(2),N(2)-dimethylguanosine tRNA methyltransferase (EC 2.1.1.32) (tRNA(guanine-26,N(2)-N(2)) methyltransferase) (tRNA 2,2-dimethylguanosine-26 methyltransferase) (tRNA(m(2,2)G26)dimethyltransferase)): MEDVKMNEVKVVEQPKEESTLETTTATNKTSVDETQQKEKENNETKEQSNIVTVIENSATILYNNQNEVFYNPVQEFNRDMSILMIKLFIEERKKECLERGKPFKKIRVLEALAATGLRSIRYAKEIGDDLDYILANDILQTAVDSIVKNREYNGVPEERIKPNLGDATMVMMENRTHSKQYDVVDVDPYGAPTQFLDSAVQAVADGGLLCVTATDTAVLCGSYPEACFHKYQSVPVHRAGFCHEMGLRILLHSIEQHANRYKRHIVPILSLSVDFYVRVFVRVYSSPLEAKKALSKMANIFSCIGCGSFHIQPTGVVKEEGNSIKYKVPLLNKEVGSHCQHCTKQYQFAGPFWAKRIHNVDFCKQAISFLEKNPTTFNTSRRMYGVLTSVIDELPDQMFYFKSDHFTHTLHLSTPPTAMIKSAILNGGYKVSSSHVLPSIKTDAPFQFLWDIFRTYAKDHPPKNLGPDSPANHILSQEPKNKIDFTKNPLAKGEHPDVPKYFPNPKENWGPGSRATGGKSTKKRSSDEANVGENKKNRNQNKKKKNPTTTNCIYFIHNKCFKGDKCEYIHSKPTDSDQTTTTTTTTTTDSIEPTTTTTTTADK